GGGATATTTGCTGTAAGCGCCGATTTGGTCATGTTCCATAATACCTCTTACCTCGATTCCTCTGTTTGCTTTTTCTATCAAAATATCCGCTATATCGGGATGAGTCAGAGTAAATTGCGCAAAATATATGCCGGTTTTTGCGTTTTGTAGAAGTTTCTTTATTCTCGCCAACGAAACCTCGCCGTTTTCGGGAGTAAAATAAACTTCTATTGTCTCGTTTTCATTAAGATAAATCTCGTTTCCGCGTTTCGCTGAAGGCGTGCTTCTAATCCCTTTCCATAGTTTTTCAAATTCTTCTATATAGAGTTTGGCTAACTGCTTTGATTCGATTACCACAGAATCATTGTTTGCATAAACAGCGTAAACGTTGGGATTATAAGAGCCCGTCCAGACTAATTTCTCATCTATAACACAGAATTTATTGTGCATTAGACCACCTGTTATGGTATCTTTTTTCACGATACCAAAATTCTTAAGTTGAGGATAAAACGACCCGCCTTCAAATAGCCTGCTCTCATCCATCACTATTTGGACTGGCACTCCTCTCAGATACGCTTTTATCAGGGAAAAAGCTACTTCTTCGCTTTTTATTGCGTAAAAACACGCATTTATGCTCTCGTTAGCAT
The bacterium DNA segment above includes these coding regions:
- a CDS encoding DUF1669 domain-containing protein; this encodes MAVYRKVLLILLIIATVVFSSDSLFGQNADDSSYIKIFFADSINLNNKLSEYIDNANESINACFYAIKSEEVAFSLIKAYLRGVPVQIVMDESRLFEGGSFYPQLKNFGIVKKDTITGGLMHNKFCVIDEKLVWTGSYNPNVYAVYANNDSVVIESKQLAKLYIEEFEKLWKGIRSTPSAKRGNEIYLNENETIEVYFTPENGEVSLARIKKLLQNAKTGIYFAQFTLTHPDIADILIEKANRGIEVRGIMEHDQIGAYSKYPRLEIMDIDVRKDKNYCFPFHHKFFIIDGETVITGSLNATKSAFKKNRENVLIIHSIALAQEYLRYFESIR